From a single Nitrogeniibacter mangrovi genomic region:
- a CDS encoding TIGR04326 family surface carbohydrate biosynthesis protein, protein MADQSCRAPESGSGAVLVWDVEGDPVGGFDVTALWRAFDATPLPDANVVSLPRLVEAGADDLRARYLAWIYALGTAMAGGQSVAERFTLRPGLSYWWLAAPAQKFSISAVSLVPDAIKMLAFERYLDDRDVRSIRLESENLRLAECLSAYCRQHGYSFDWRRRDAGDVASPTLGALYRRLPPTLRAIISLMRFCVSRLSSARPTASNARPPGTMSVFDVLIHLDRSSLESGRFASNYWGPLVRRLDEEGIRANWFHIFHPQPAVAKFRRAVELARRFTAASDGRQWHQMVDGMPGIATVARALSDFFRIGRAAKASLPALKAVRPEGSVLALWPFHEDEWQESVRGPNALMECLRLGGFESEFARLPRQEVGLYLCENQPWEHALIHAWRSRGHGTLIAVPHSTIRYWDLRYFHDPRTYVEADASRRPLPDQYALNGPVAMRMMVDAGVPKEKLVPVEALRFMYLEHGRMPLPTGMATITLLVCGDFLTSTNDRIFELLSGVGENFPRGSRVVFKPHPAFPYAPAHSLHAGVEVLVDERSLSALLPECHIVISSAITSAAVDAYCAGRPVIQVASGRGLNANALRGVDGVALVATSAELASALTQAVSAQAPRTRSEHYFHLDSALPGWMNMLRSGRSPDVTPTLGRLGDV, encoded by the coding sequence ATGGCTGACCAGAGCTGCAGGGCACCGGAGTCCGGCTCCGGTGCCGTGCTGGTGTGGGATGTCGAGGGCGACCCTGTTGGCGGGTTCGACGTCACGGCCTTGTGGCGTGCTTTCGACGCCACGCCGCTTCCCGATGCGAACGTGGTCTCCCTGCCCAGGCTGGTCGAGGCCGGTGCTGACGACCTTCGTGCACGTTACCTGGCGTGGATATACGCCTTGGGGACGGCAATGGCCGGCGGACAGAGTGTTGCCGAGCGATTCACCCTCCGGCCCGGACTCAGCTACTGGTGGCTGGCTGCGCCCGCCCAGAAATTCAGCATCTCTGCCGTCTCGCTCGTTCCGGATGCCATCAAGATGCTCGCTTTCGAACGGTATCTCGATGACCGGGACGTGCGCTCGATCCGGCTTGAATCAGAGAATCTTCGATTGGCCGAATGCCTGTCGGCCTACTGTCGCCAGCACGGCTACAGCTTCGATTGGCGCCGCCGCGATGCGGGCGACGTCGCATCTCCGACCCTGGGGGCGCTGTACCGGCGTCTTCCACCGACACTGCGGGCCATCATCTCACTGATGCGGTTCTGTGTGTCCCGGCTGTCCTCGGCGCGTCCTACCGCGTCCAATGCCCGGCCCCCGGGGACGATGTCGGTGTTCGACGTCCTGATCCACCTCGACCGATCGTCCCTGGAATCCGGCCGGTTTGCATCGAATTACTGGGGGCCGCTCGTCCGGCGCCTGGACGAGGAGGGCATTCGAGCGAACTGGTTTCACATCTTTCATCCGCAGCCCGCAGTAGCCAAGTTCAGGCGGGCTGTCGAACTCGCGCGGCGCTTCACGGCAGCGTCGGACGGACGCCAGTGGCACCAGATGGTCGATGGAATGCCCGGCATCGCAACCGTCGCCAGGGCGTTGAGCGATTTTTTCAGGATCGGGCGTGCTGCGAAGGCCTCCCTGCCGGCATTGAAGGCCGTCAGGCCGGAGGGCTCTGTCCTGGCGCTGTGGCCGTTCCATGAGGACGAATGGCAGGAGTCGGTGCGTGGCCCCAATGCCCTGATGGAGTGCCTTCGGCTCGGTGGCTTCGAATCCGAGTTCGCCCGACTGCCTAGACAGGAGGTGGGGCTCTATCTTTGCGAGAATCAGCCGTGGGAGCACGCCTTGATCCACGCGTGGCGTTCCCGGGGACACGGCACGCTGATTGCCGTCCCGCATTCGACCATCCGATACTGGGATCTGAGGTACTTCCACGACCCGAGGACGTACGTCGAGGCGGACGCCAGCCGACGTCCGTTGCCGGATCAGTACGCATTGAATGGACCGGTCGCCATGCGCATGATGGTCGACGCAGGCGTGCCCAAGGAAAAGCTCGTTCCTGTCGAGGCGCTTCGTTTCATGTATCTGGAGCACGGCAGGATGCCTCTGCCAACCGGGATGGCGACGATCACGCTGCTGGTCTGTGGCGATTTCCTCACCTCGACCAACGACAGGATCTTTGAGCTGTTGAGCGGCGTGGGGGAAAATTTCCCGCGCGGCAGCAGAGTCGTGTTCAAGCCGCATCCCGCATTCCCCTACGCGCCGGCGCATTCGCTCCATGCCGGCGTCGAGGTGCTTGTCGATGAGCGTTCGTTGTCGGCATTGTTGCCGGAATGTCATATTGTGATCAGCAGTGCAATTACCTCCGCGGCGGTCGATGCCTACTGTGCGGGACGCCCGGTCATACAGGTCGCCAGTGGTCGCGGTTTGAACGCAAACGCCTTGCGTGGCGTGGACGGCGTGGCACTGGTTGCGACCTCGGCGGAGTTGGCTAGCGCGCTGACGCAAGCCGTTTCGGCGCAGGCCCCGCGCACGCGCAGTGAACATTACTTCCATCTGGATTCGGCGCTGCCCGGCTGGATGAACATGCTGAGAAGTGGTCGATCCCCGGACGTGACGCCCACGCTCGGGCGGCTTGGAGACGTTTGA
- a CDS encoding glycosyltransferase family 2 protein, whose amino-acid sequence MSRQKQTPDNTAPVRFSVVIPTLGGAQISRTIEQINQGSVRPHEILVCIPEAEAHRVAGLPFDNVRIVPTPVRGQVAQRAFGFAQVESSLVMQLDDDIMLDHDAVATLLSALTALGPGHIVGPVLYNVETGAPLSTIDTGFKGFVINVYESLIRGLPWGKRRMGALSDIGGCGSVDPRLCDEALVSTEWLPGGCSVSYRDELVLDAFFPYPGKAFSEDVLHSTLRTRKGIVHHVAVRAKATIQPPERGVTRYSALAEIRARQYAARMLGGNPVRAYLASVLDILRRQIAALLAR is encoded by the coding sequence ATGTCGCGACAGAAGCAGACACCCGACAATACGGCGCCCGTGCGCTTCTCCGTCGTGATTCCCACTCTGGGCGGAGCACAGATCTCCCGAACCATCGAACAGATAAACCAAGGTTCTGTGCGTCCGCATGAAATCCTCGTGTGCATACCTGAGGCTGAGGCTCACAGGGTGGCGGGTTTGCCCTTCGACAATGTCCGGATCGTCCCGACCCCCGTTCGTGGCCAGGTCGCCCAGCGAGCGTTCGGTTTTGCGCAAGTCGAATCGTCGCTCGTGATGCAGCTGGACGACGACATCATGCTCGATCACGATGCCGTCGCCACTTTGCTCAGCGCCCTGACCGCGCTGGGGCCGGGGCATATCGTCGGGCCCGTGTTGTACAACGTCGAGACAGGCGCGCCGTTGTCAACGATCGACACCGGATTCAAGGGGTTCGTGATCAACGTCTACGAGTCGTTAATACGCGGATTGCCCTGGGGCAAGCGCAGAATGGGTGCGCTCAGTGATATTGGCGGGTGCGGGAGCGTCGATCCACGCCTGTGCGATGAGGCTCTGGTCAGCACGGAGTGGCTACCGGGCGGGTGCTCGGTGTCATATCGAGACGAGCTCGTGCTTGACGCATTCTTTCCCTACCCGGGGAAAGCGTTCTCGGAAGATGTGCTTCATTCGACGCTGAGGACCCGGAAGGGGATTGTCCATCACGTCGCCGTGCGGGCGAAGGCAACCATACAGCCGCCCGAGCGCGGAGTGACACGCTACAGCGCGCTCGCTGAAATCAGGGCGAGACAATACGCAGCACGGATGCTCGGCGGAAATCCCGTGCGCGCATACCTTGCCTCGGTTCTTGATATCCTGCGGCGACAGATTGCTGCCCTGCTGGCACGCTAG